In the Pseudoalteromonas undina genome, one interval contains:
- a CDS encoding helix-turn-helix transcriptional regulator produces MKNRLKVLRAEHNYTQARLAELLDVSRQTINAIEKGKFDPSLPLAFKAARLFELKIEDIFDDEQG; encoded by the coding sequence ATGAAAAACCGATTAAAGGTATTAAGAGCCGAGCATAACTACACCCAAGCAAGGTTGGCCGAGCTGCTTGATGTTTCTCGCCAAACTATTAATGCGATTGAAAAAGGTAAGTTTGATCCCAGCTTGCCACTGGCCTTTAAGGCAGCAAGGTTGTTTGAGTTAAAAATAGAAGATATTTTTGACGACGAACAGGGTTAA
- a CDS encoding FliG C-terminal domain-containing protein, translated as MNQEKLDKGSQLPALDRAAILLLSMGEENAASVIRKLGRREVQAISERMAKISNVTQQDVAGTLSEFFDCYRNESGVNGASRVYLERALDKAVGRKLAKTMLDDIYGGAMNDDLRRLEWIPPELIVRFLDQEHVQMQALFLAFLPPEQASAIIVLFPESKHDDLLYRIASLREVSEHVIDDVRLTLESCIEFVGRQVGAQVNGVDKAVEIMNRYNGNKSQIIELMKKHNTNVADEIQEKMYDFDGLIKQTDETLTLLLNDIPDELWTMSLKGVNSEFLARVLGALPKRLAQVYQQQIDGLSAQPLSKVIAARKEIMSIVRDMSKQGDIEYRLFEEETAG; from the coding sequence TTGAATCAAGAAAAGCTTGATAAAGGCTCACAATTACCGGCGCTAGATCGCGCCGCTATTTTATTGCTAAGTATGGGCGAGGAAAATGCCGCCAGTGTCATTCGTAAATTAGGCCGCCGTGAAGTGCAGGCTATTTCTGAGCGTATGGCTAAAATTTCAAACGTTACTCAACAGGATGTTGCAGGCACCTTGAGTGAATTTTTTGATTGCTACCGCAATGAAAGTGGCGTCAATGGCGCGTCGCGTGTGTATTTAGAGCGAGCACTTGATAAAGCTGTCGGCCGTAAGCTTGCCAAAACTATGCTTGATGATATTTATGGTGGTGCAATGAATGACGATTTACGTCGTTTAGAGTGGATCCCGCCAGAGCTTATTGTACGCTTTTTAGATCAGGAACATGTGCAAATGCAAGCGCTGTTTTTGGCCTTTTTACCCCCAGAGCAAGCCTCAGCCATTATTGTACTGTTTCCAGAATCGAAGCATGATGATTTACTGTATCGAATTGCCAGTCTTCGTGAAGTGAGCGAACACGTTATTGATGATGTGCGCTTAACGCTTGAGTCGTGTATTGAGTTTGTTGGCCGCCAAGTAGGCGCACAAGTGAATGGTGTCGATAAAGCGGTAGAAATTATGAATCGTTACAACGGTAATAAGAGCCAAATTATCGAACTAATGAAAAAACATAACACTAACGTAGCTGATGAAATACAAGAGAAAATGTACGACTTTGATGGCTTAATTAAGCAAACAGACGAGACACTAACCTTGTTGCTTAATGACATTCCTGATGAGTTATGGACGATGTCGTTAAAGGGTGTAAACAGCGAGTTTTTAGCGCGTGTTTTAGGTGCACTACCTAAACGTTTAGCGCAAGTGTACCAGCAGCAAATTGATGGTTTAAGCGCGCAACCACTGAGCAAAGTGATTGCCGCCAGAAAAGAAATTATGTCGATAGTTAGAGACATGAGTAAACAAGGTGATATTGAATATCGCTTATTTGAAGAAGAGACTGCAGGCTAA
- a CDS encoding heme NO-binding domain-containing protein: MKGVIFRGLEALVIEKCGMAAWDDLLEKNAPEGRVYISAESYPDEEIVGLAQDVATALSMSMPEVLKAFGEYLFSHLKARHPAIVDSFNSFADLIISIDKVIHVEVAKLYHEPNLPEIDAQIIEDGFILMRYNSKRQLCMCAEGLIFGAAAHYGVDAKLNHAQCMHDGFDSCLIEIKYETPHG, encoded by the coding sequence ATGAAAGGCGTTATCTTTAGAGGGCTTGAGGCACTGGTTATTGAAAAATGTGGCATGGCTGCATGGGACGACTTACTTGAAAAAAATGCACCTGAAGGTCGTGTTTATATTTCTGCAGAAAGTTATCCAGATGAGGAAATAGTTGGTTTGGCACAAGATGTAGCAACTGCACTTTCTATGTCTATGCCAGAGGTATTAAAGGCCTTTGGAGAGTATTTATTTTCTCACTTAAAGGCACGTCACCCAGCTATAGTAGACAGCTTTAATAGTTTTGCTGATCTCATTATTAGTATTGATAAAGTAATTCATGTTGAAGTAGCTAAGCTTTATCATGAGCCTAATTTACCTGAAATTGACGCCCAAATTATTGAAGACGGGTTTATTTTAATGCGTTACAACTCTAAGCGACAGCTTTGTATGTGCGCCGAAGGGCTTATTTTTGGTGCTGCGGCTCATTATGGGGTTGATGCTAAACTTAATCATGCCCAGTGCATGCATGATGGGTTTGATTCGTGTTTAATTGAAATAAAATATGAGACTCCCCATGGCTGA
- a CDS encoding DUF1499 domain-containing protein, with translation MKHLVTLVGLIAFLMVVLPGPLYKFNIVELGTAFAGFRLGVYVGGAALALLLVQVLFMRKTVSLASAVITVIFAAVAIAMPLNMMNTAKSVPPIHDISTDLINPPEFVAVVPLRAYAPNPVAYAGEETAAQQRKAYPELKPLEYNQTQLELVAATTKAIENLGWELVNSDVNNGIVEATDTTTWFGFKDDVVVRINDKGSKRVVDIRSKSRIGKSDLGKNAQRISALIDELNAVVVQ, from the coding sequence ATGAAACATTTAGTGACCTTAGTTGGGCTTATCGCTTTTTTAATGGTAGTACTACCGGGACCCCTTTATAAATTTAATATTGTTGAACTAGGCACTGCCTTTGCTGGTTTTAGATTAGGCGTGTATGTTGGTGGGGCAGCATTAGCCTTATTATTAGTTCAAGTGCTATTCATGCGTAAAACAGTAAGCCTAGCCAGTGCAGTGATCACGGTTATTTTTGCAGCTGTTGCTATTGCAATGCCGCTTAACATGATGAATACCGCAAAAAGTGTTCCGCCAATTCATGATATTTCTACCGATTTAATTAACCCACCTGAGTTTGTTGCGGTTGTGCCTTTGCGTGCTTATGCACCCAACCCTGTTGCTTACGCCGGTGAAGAAACTGCAGCGCAACAACGAAAAGCATACCCAGAGCTAAAACCGCTCGAGTACAACCAAACGCAACTAGAGTTAGTGGCAGCCACAACAAAAGCCATTGAAAACCTTGGTTGGGAACTGGTTAATAGTGATGTTAATAATGGTATTGTTGAAGCCACAGACACCACAACCTGGTTTGGCTTTAAAGATGATGTTGTAGTGCGTATTAACGACAAAGGCAGTAAGCGTGTGGTAGACATACGCAGTAAATCTCGCATTGGTAAAAGTGATTTAGGCAAAAATGCCCAGCGTATTAGTGCTCTGATTGACGAGTTAAACGCCGTTGTGGTGCAGTAA
- a CDS encoding NAD(P)-dependent alcohol dehydrogenase: protein MKTVGYAAKSQGSELTEFSFERRDLRNNDVAIEILYCGVCHSDLHAVRNDWGGSKYPLVPGHEIVGKVISVGSDVTKYQQGDTVAVGCMVDSCQSCDQCHNHEEQFCREGMVGTYSGKDRINGEMTQGGYSKHVVVREEFVLSVPKNLELSRVAPLLCAGITTYSPLHKWGVKKGSRVAVVGLGGLGHMAVKNAVAMGATVTVIGRTESKKEDAIELGAQHYLVSNNEDEMKNAQSAFDVIIDTIPVKHDLSQYTPLLDIDGTLVIVGQVGPVDELNTVPLLMGRRRVAGSLIGGIAETQQMLDFCGEHNVLPECEMINIDEINTAYERMERSDVRYRFVIDMASIDV, encoded by the coding sequence ATGAAAACAGTCGGATATGCAGCAAAAAGCCAAGGTTCTGAACTTACAGAGTTTTCTTTTGAGCGCCGCGATTTACGAAATAACGATGTAGCAATAGAGATTTTATATTGTGGTGTCTGTCATTCAGACTTACACGCAGTGCGAAACGATTGGGGTGGCAGTAAATACCCATTAGTACCAGGGCACGAAATTGTTGGTAAAGTAATTTCGGTTGGTAGCGATGTTACTAAATATCAGCAAGGCGATACCGTTGCTGTAGGCTGTATGGTTGACTCATGTCAAAGCTGCGACCAATGTCATAATCACGAAGAGCAATTTTGTCGTGAAGGCATGGTTGGCACTTACAGTGGCAAAGACAGAATAAACGGTGAAATGACACAAGGTGGCTACTCTAAGCATGTAGTGGTGCGTGAAGAATTTGTGCTTTCAGTACCTAAAAATTTAGAGCTATCGCGAGTGGCGCCTTTATTGTGTGCTGGCATTACTACTTACTCACCGCTGCATAAATGGGGTGTTAAAAAAGGTAGCCGTGTTGCAGTTGTCGGCCTTGGAGGGCTTGGCCATATGGCGGTTAAAAATGCCGTGGCAATGGGTGCAACGGTTACGGTTATTGGCCGCACTGAATCTAAAAAAGAAGATGCTATTGAGCTAGGTGCACAGCACTATTTAGTATCGAACAACGAAGATGAAATGAAAAATGCACAATCAGCGTTTGATGTGATCATTGATACTATACCGGTAAAGCACGACCTATCACAGTATACACCGCTACTTGATATTGATGGCACGTTAGTGATTGTTGGCCAAGTAGGCCCTGTTGATGAGCTAAACACAGTGCCATTGTTAATGGGTCGTCGTCGAGTGGCAGGATCCTTAATTGGTGGCATTGCAGAAACACAGCAAATGCTCGATTTTTGTGGTGAGCACAATGTATTACCTGAGTGTGAAATGATCAATATAGACGAAATTAACACCGCTTATGAGCGCATGGAACGCTCAGATGTGCGCTACCGTTTTGTTATTGATATGGCGTCGATTGACGTATAA
- a CDS encoding MFS transporter gives MAVDIISPSSQPNRAAILVVLALGTFILGLSEFSMMPMLPLISEAFGSTPSQSGYAISAYALGVVVGAPILMLATANMRKQKALLLFLSLMCIANSLSALASSLEQLVLFRLLSGLPHGAYFGAALLLASDIAPAGKRASFMSKVFMGLTVATIVGVPVVTLVGQNLSWRYCLAGAGVLAFIAFIFVYYVVPNVKNTQKSNLLNELGVLKNKLVWSILGIVIIGFGGVFCIYTYVADTILDVTQSPAYTISIAMVMFGIGSTLGNYILGKAADKSAIKTTGLTLASTIIFAFAYVSASYNIYLLYLVIFFIGCSLGLSTLVQTLLMDVSPNGHAMIGALVQCAFNIANAIGPWVGGIAIAQGAQPNQTGYVAGVLFLGGLFMWWLSFIQINNKSAKQTAAAY, from the coding sequence ATGGCCGTTGATATTATATCGCCGTCGAGTCAGCCCAATAGAGCCGCTATTTTAGTTGTACTTGCGCTAGGCACCTTTATTTTGGGTTTATCTGAATTTTCTATGATGCCTATGTTGCCATTAATTAGTGAAGCATTTGGTAGTACCCCATCACAAAGTGGTTATGCCATTAGTGCTTATGCTCTGGGGGTAGTTGTTGGCGCGCCTATTTTAATGTTGGCAACAGCAAACATGCGTAAACAAAAAGCGCTGTTACTATTTTTAAGTTTAATGTGTATTGCTAATAGCTTAAGCGCCTTAGCTAGCTCATTAGAGCAACTTGTACTGTTTCGGCTTTTAAGTGGTTTACCCCATGGCGCATATTTTGGCGCAGCCTTATTATTGGCCTCAGATATAGCGCCTGCTGGAAAGCGTGCTAGCTTTATGTCAAAAGTATTTATGGGGCTGACAGTCGCAACCATTGTAGGTGTACCTGTAGTAACGCTCGTTGGGCAAAATTTGAGTTGGCGCTATTGTTTAGCCGGGGCAGGTGTACTGGCGTTTATTGCCTTTATTTTTGTTTATTACGTGGTACCCAATGTTAAAAATACTCAAAAATCTAATTTACTAAACGAGTTAGGGGTATTAAAAAATAAACTGGTTTGGTCTATTTTGGGTATTGTTATTATTGGTTTTGGTGGCGTATTTTGTATTTATACCTACGTGGCCGACACTATTTTAGATGTAACCCAATCACCCGCCTATACTATTTCAATTGCGATGGTGATGTTTGGTATTGGCTCCACACTCGGTAATTACATACTAGGAAAAGCAGCCGATAAATCGGCAATTAAAACCACGGGACTAACCCTTGCCTCAACTATTATTTTTGCATTTGCGTATGTAAGTGCCAGCTATAATATTTACTTACTTTATCTGGTGATCTTTTTTATTGGCTGTAGCTTAGGGCTTTCTACTTTAGTGCAAACACTGTTAATGGATGTATCGCCCAATGGCCATGCCATGATTGGTGCTCTCGTACAATGTGCTTTTAATATTGCTAATGCAATTGGCCCATGGGTAGGCGGCATTGCTATTGCACAAGGGGCACAACCAAATCAAACCGGGTATGTTGCAGGAGTATTATTTTTAGGCGGGTTATTTATGTGGTGGCTTAGCTTTATACAAATAAACAATAAAAGCGCAAAACAAACGGCTGCAGCGTATTAA
- the hrpB gene encoding ATP-dependent helicase HrpB, which yields MLPVQEIYTSLIDALKANPITLLQAPPGAGKSTWLPLQLMRDGHYKHIVMLEPRRLAARNIANYLAHCQNETLGQSVGLRVRGESKVSTQTRLEIVTEGMLTRMLQNDPELSDVDLLIFDEFHERSIAADTALAFALESQAALREDLTIMLMSATLDSERYTGFFNCPVIQSNGRSYPIDEIYCPIKDESRWLDAIPPIIKQALNEQTGSALVFLPGQREILRVQQALIDLPSNCIVATLFGEQDKANQQAAISPAPQGMRKVVLTTNVAETSLTIEGIRIVVDSGKRRAASFNLKTGVTELTTQSISRSSAVQRAGRAGRIEPGVVYRLGSKQTFERRNSHDNPDILTSDISQLMLEAKQWGASISELTLLDPPSEQQCNQATNLLSMLEAIDSNGKLTTLGSKMLGFGADIRLAHMLLKAQMLEPQLSGIYRLAIYLVALLESRVSTANELNLALHSQQQRPHPVFKQQLNYWLKRLKFTDSRTDLNTEYLSLLVSLGYPDRIAKKRGNGYLLANGAGAELNPDYWHNDEYIAIASMGGHKGGRVFAATALNPLALKEYLPHLFTELTRCEFDEKAARFIHQDEVKLGEITLSSQPSKHKLDKTERAKAWLSLFAKQGFSLFNEQKESEQLLIRMCLASKLMPEQFPVISQQQLIDSAGDWLGVYLEDIKTLEQLKKFNYFEALQNCFNWQQQSELKSLLPLRLTVPSGSNIKIAYQLDGPAKLSVRMQEVYGLTSTPMLANGKLTLLMELLSPGKRSLQLTQDLAHFWNSSYREVQKEMKGRYPKHFWPDDPANSVATNRVKSRM from the coding sequence GTGCTGCCGGTTCAAGAAATTTATACTTCACTCATTGATGCTTTAAAAGCCAACCCAATCACCTTACTGCAAGCGCCGCCTGGTGCTGGTAAATCAACATGGTTGCCATTACAGCTTATGCGCGATGGGCATTATAAGCACATCGTCATGTTAGAGCCGCGGCGCTTGGCAGCAAGAAATATTGCTAACTATTTAGCGCACTGCCAAAACGAAACGCTAGGGCAAAGTGTCGGTTTACGGGTGCGAGGTGAAAGTAAAGTCAGCACACAAACTCGCCTTGAAATAGTTACCGAAGGCATGCTTACGCGCATGTTACAAAATGATCCTGAGCTTAGTGATGTTGATTTACTTATTTTTGATGAGTTTCATGAGCGTTCCATCGCAGCAGATACCGCACTGGCTTTTGCTTTAGAATCGCAAGCGGCACTGCGTGAAGATTTAACCATTATGTTGATGTCGGCCACCCTTGATAGCGAACGCTACACTGGGTTTTTTAATTGCCCAGTAATTCAATCAAACGGGCGAAGTTACCCCATTGACGAAATATATTGCCCAATAAAAGATGAAAGCCGCTGGCTTGATGCTATTCCACCAATAATAAAACAAGCACTCAATGAGCAAACAGGCAGTGCGCTGGTATTTTTACCCGGCCAGCGTGAAATACTGCGAGTGCAGCAAGCGTTGATCGACTTGCCCAGTAATTGTATTGTTGCAACATTATTTGGCGAACAAGATAAAGCTAATCAACAAGCTGCAATTTCACCTGCGCCTCAAGGGATGCGAAAAGTAGTATTAACGACCAATGTTGCCGAAACAAGTTTAACCATTGAAGGTATTAGAATTGTTGTTGATAGCGGCAAGCGCCGTGCAGCCAGCTTTAATTTAAAAACCGGTGTCACTGAGCTCACTACGCAAAGTATATCGCGTTCATCGGCAGTACAACGCGCAGGGCGTGCAGGACGAATAGAACCTGGGGTTGTGTATCGTTTAGGTTCAAAACAAACTTTTGAGCGACGAAACAGCCACGATAACCCTGATATTCTTACCTCAGATATTAGCCAACTGATGCTTGAGGCGAAGCAGTGGGGCGCAAGTATTAGTGAACTCACCTTACTTGATCCGCCTAGTGAGCAACAATGCAACCAAGCTACTAATTTATTATCTATGCTTGAAGCCATAGATAGTAACGGTAAGCTCACCACGCTGGGTAGTAAAATGTTGGGCTTTGGTGCCGATATTCGCTTAGCGCATATGTTATTAAAAGCGCAAATGTTAGAACCACAGTTAAGTGGGATTTATCGCTTAGCTATTTATTTAGTCGCCTTACTAGAAAGCCGAGTTAGCACTGCCAATGAGCTCAACCTAGCACTGCATAGTCAACAACAACGGCCACATCCGGTGTTTAAGCAGCAATTAAATTATTGGTTAAAACGCTTAAAATTTACCGATAGCCGCACAGATTTAAACACTGAATATTTAAGCTTATTAGTATCGCTTGGCTATCCAGATCGCATCGCTAAAAAACGCGGCAATGGCTACTTATTAGCAAATGGCGCAGGGGCTGAGCTAAACCCTGACTACTGGCATAATGACGAATATATAGCTATTGCCAGTATGGGCGGGCATAAAGGCGGGCGAGTTTTTGCAGCCACGGCGCTAAATCCATTAGCGCTTAAAGAGTATTTACCGCATTTATTCACTGAGTTGACCCGCTGCGAGTTTGATGAAAAAGCCGCTCGGTTTATTCATCAAGATGAAGTAAAACTTGGGGAAATTACCCTTAGTAGCCAACCAAGTAAACATAAGCTTGATAAAACAGAACGGGCCAAGGCATGGCTTAGTTTGTTTGCCAAACAGGGCTTTTCACTGTTTAACGAGCAAAAAGAAAGTGAGCAGTTACTTATTAGAATGTGCTTAGCTAGTAAATTGATGCCAGAACAGTTTCCTGTTATTAGTCAGCAGCAGCTAATTGACTCAGCAGGTGATTGGTTAGGGGTATACCTTGAAGATATTAAAACCCTTGAGCAGCTTAAAAAGTTTAATTATTTTGAAGCACTACAAAACTGCTTTAATTGGCAACAGCAAAGCGAGCTTAAATCTTTACTCCCATTGCGACTAACAGTACCAAGTGGCTCTAACATAAAGATTGCATACCAACTTGATGGACCTGCCAAGCTTAGTGTGCGCATGCAAGAAGTATATGGTTTAACCAGCACGCCTATGTTAGCTAACGGTAAATTAACACTGCTAATGGAGTTGTTATCTCCAGGCAAGCGTTCATTACAGTTAACTCAAGACTTAGCACATTTTTGGAATAGTAGTTACCGTGAGGTACAAAAAGAGATGAAAGGGCGCTACCCCAAACATTTTTGGCCAGACGATCCAGCCAATAGCGTTGCCACTAATAGAGTAAAAAGCAGAATGTGA
- a CDS encoding sensor histidine kinase, giving the protein MAEDDYNYKKAYLREKSARDQLETLLEDKTRALFIANQELEEKLETVKNQQITLMQSEKMATLGTLSAGMAHEINNPLAYITSNVESIKFIKPVLVSLMTAAQQFVDKSISVTQLESILVQLNRENDLSFIVDDIDDLVDDTQEGLERIAHIVSNLVDFASLKDNVTTMADITESLNGTLKLLENQLGTCAIELHIEKLPLTQCNISSMKQVFVNLLINAKHACDDLRDQQGKITIKLFANKGNIYIEVADNGCGMDADTLKQMFDPFFTTKPVGQGTGMGMAIVYNVLKEHNGTIEVESEVGKGSLIRCVIPITT; this is encoded by the coding sequence ATGGCTGAAGACGACTACAATTATAAAAAAGCGTATTTGCGCGAAAAATCAGCCAGAGATCAATTAGAAACCCTACTAGAAGATAAAACACGGGCGTTGTTTATTGCTAATCAAGAGCTGGAAGAAAAGCTCGAAACGGTCAAAAACCAACAAATAACCTTAATGCAAAGTGAGAAAATGGCCACGTTAGGCACACTTTCTGCTGGTATGGCCCACGAAATAAATAACCCGCTTGCTTACATAACCAGTAATGTAGAAAGTATAAAATTTATAAAGCCCGTGTTGGTTTCGTTAATGACGGCGGCTCAACAATTTGTAGATAAATCGATTTCAGTAACGCAGTTAGAGTCTATTTTAGTTCAGCTCAACCGAGAGAACGACTTAAGCTTTATTGTGGATGATATTGATGACTTAGTTGATGATACCCAAGAGGGATTAGAGCGTATCGCTCATATTGTTAGTAATCTTGTCGACTTTGCGAGCCTAAAAGACAACGTAACAACAATGGCAGATATTACAGAATCATTAAATGGCACGCTAAAGTTACTCGAAAACCAGCTGGGAACGTGTGCTATAGAGTTACACATTGAAAAGTTACCCCTAACACAGTGTAATATATCATCGATGAAACAAGTCTTTGTAAACTTATTAATTAATGCCAAACACGCTTGTGATGACTTGCGCGATCAGCAAGGAAAAATAACTATTAAGCTGTTTGCCAATAAAGGCAATATTTACATAGAAGTGGCAGATAACGGCTGTGGGATGGACGCTGATACACTTAAACAAATGTTCGATCCTTTCTTTACTACTAAACCCGTAGGCCAAGGCACAGGTATGGGAATGGCTATAGTTTACAATGTACTTAAAGAGCACAATGGCACTATAGAGGTTGAAAGTGAAGTGGGTAAGGGGTCTTTAATACGTTGTGTAATACCTATTACTACATAA
- a CDS encoding FliI/YscN family ATPase has protein sequence MTNPLHTSLKSALKALTPPELVKSYGRLTRVNGLTLTATGGQFAMGEKYQVESVDGHWYDAEVVGFNQDEAYLMPLKKIQNLYSGGRVRPVIKNSHVAISEKLLGRVLDAQMQPIDNLGPLEQDSTKNASKLGNDYSLTPLERKGVIEPLDVGIRAINSLFSVGKGQRLGLFAGSGVGKSKLLGMMTRFTSADVVIVSLVGERGWEVKDFIEQSLGKEGLKKAIVIASPADDSPLLRIKAAELSHKLAAYFRDKNSNVLLLMDSLTRYAQAQREIGLSVGELPASKGYPPSVFSKLTQLVESSGNSEKSKGSMTAIYTVLAEGDDQQDPIADNARAILDGHIVLDRTLAEKGHYPAINIGSSISRVMPNIVSDEQLSFCYKLKKLYSRYMQVHELIPLGAYQAGKDPELDSAVNLYPQIESFLCQGLNEQVDFSQSITQLNAVMGKLNA, from the coding sequence ATGACTAACCCTTTACATACCAGCTTAAAGTCTGCGCTGAAAGCGCTAACCCCGCCTGAATTAGTTAAAAGCTATGGCCGTTTAACACGAGTTAATGGTTTAACGCTTACCGCTACCGGTGGGCAATTTGCTATGGGTGAAAAATACCAAGTAGAAAGTGTTGATGGTCACTGGTATGACGCTGAAGTAGTAGGTTTTAATCAAGATGAAGCCTATTTAATGCCCCTGAAAAAAATTCAAAATTTATATTCAGGTGGACGCGTTAGGCCAGTTATAAAAAACAGCCATGTGGCTATTTCAGAAAAGTTATTAGGGCGTGTACTCGATGCGCAAATGCAGCCGATTGATAACTTAGGCCCACTTGAACAAGACAGCACAAAAAACGCCAGTAAATTGGGTAACGATTATTCTTTAACGCCGCTGGAGCGCAAAGGCGTTATCGAGCCGTTAGATGTGGGTATTCGTGCTATTAATAGCTTATTTAGTGTAGGTAAAGGCCAGCGTTTAGGGTTATTTGCAGGTTCGGGGGTAGGTAAAAGTAAGTTGCTTGGCATGATGACCCGCTTTACCTCTGCCGATGTGGTTATTGTAAGCCTTGTCGGTGAGCGTGGTTGGGAAGTAAAAGATTTTATTGAGCAAAGCCTAGGTAAAGAAGGCTTAAAAAAGGCCATTGTAATAGCATCCCCAGCAGACGATTCCCCTTTACTGCGTATTAAAGCGGCCGAACTTAGCCATAAATTGGCGGCCTACTTTAGAGATAAAAATTCAAATGTATTGCTGTTGATGGACTCATTAACCCGGTATGCGCAAGCACAGCGGGAAATTGGCTTATCGGTAGGTGAGCTGCCTGCATCCAAAGGATACCCGCCATCGGTATTTAGTAAATTGACTCAACTGGTCGAGAGTTCGGGTAATAGTGAAAAAAGCAAAGGCAGCATGACCGCCATTTATACAGTATTAGCTGAAGGCGACGATCAACAAGATCCAATAGCCGATAACGCCCGAGCAATTCTTGATGGCCATATAGTATTGGATCGCACCTTAGCAGAAAAGGGCCACTATCCGGCCATTAATATTGGTTCATCGATTAGCCGAGTAATGCCAAATATAGTAAGTGATGAGCAGCTAAGTTTTTGTTATAAATTGAAAAAGCTTTATAGCCGCTACATGCAAGTGCATGAGCTTATTCCTTTAGGGGCGTATCAGGCAGGTAAAGATCCGGAACTCGACAGTGCGGTAAATTTGTATCCACAAATCGAATCATTTCTATGCCAAGGGTTGAATGAACAAGTGGATTTTTCACAGTCAATAACTCAATTAAATGCAGTGATGGGTAAACTGAATGCTTAA
- a CDS encoding FliH/SctL family protein, translating into MSQAFRFPTLNKNEQHQTLQERLDAAQRVGLQQGYEEGLAQGAANKQSELEQQMEQQIELRVAERLEAQKTQLIERFNTLFDKANNELLNFNDEFKQDLALMISTLAEHVIDCELKVRPEIRAQLIEKAITLLSNRDVVTKVMFSGSDRHCFNDARLAEFSVPVYFDEALSSGDVELVAEQQTHRFSFSERLQSLLDEVIPEILKAQPHD; encoded by the coding sequence ATGAGTCAAGCATTTAGGTTTCCCACTTTAAATAAAAATGAGCAACATCAAACGCTGCAAGAGCGTTTAGATGCTGCTCAGCGTGTTGGTTTACAGCAGGGCTATGAAGAAGGGCTCGCGCAAGGGGCTGCCAATAAGCAAAGCGAATTAGAGCAACAAATGGAGCAACAAATAGAGCTACGGGTTGCTGAACGTCTTGAAGCGCAAAAAACACAGCTTATTGAACGTTTTAATACTTTATTTGATAAAGCTAATAATGAGCTACTTAACTTTAATGATGAGTTTAAACAAGACCTTGCCTTAATGATAAGTACCTTGGCTGAGCACGTTATTGACTGCGAGCTAAAAGTACGCCCCGAAATACGCGCGCAGCTTATTGAAAAAGCCATTACCTTGCTTAGCAATCGCGATGTAGTAACAAAAGTTATGTTCTCAGGCTCTGATCGCCACTGCTTTAATGATGCACGTTTAGCTGAATTTTCGGTGCCGGTTTATTTTGACGAAGCACTAAGTAGTGGAGACGTTGAACTGGTGGCAGAGCAACAAACACATCGATTTTCTTTTTCAGAGCGATTACAAAGCCTTTTGGATGAAGTGATACCTGAAATTTTAAAAGCGCAACCGCATGACTAA